The Bos taurus isolate L1 Dominette 01449 registration number 42190680 breed Hereford chromosome 18, ARS-UCD2.0, whole genome shotgun sequence genome has a window encoding:
- the COG8 gene encoding conserved oligomeric Golgi complex subunit 8 isoform X1 produces MAATATIPSSTTASATTTATAAALGEVEDEGLLASLFRDRFPEAQWRERPDVGRYLRELSGSGLERLRREPERLAEERAQLLQQTRDLAFANYKTFIRGAECTERIHRLFGDVEESLGRLLDRLPSFQQSCRNFVKEAEEISSNRRMNTLTLNRHTEILEILEIPQLMDTCVRNSYYEEALELAAYVRRLERKYSSIPVIQGIVNEVRQSMQLMLSQLIQQLRTNIQLPACLRVIGFLRQMDVFTEAELRVKFLQARDAWLRSILTAIPNDDPYFHITKTIEACRVHLFDIITQYRAIFSDEDPLLPPAMGEHMVNESAIFHGWVLQKVSQFLQVLETDLNRGIGSRLDSLLGQCMYFGLSFSRVGADFRGQLVPVFQQVAISTFQKAIQEAVEKFQDEMNSYTLISTPAVLGSSALPAAAPVTQPGTLQPPMVLLDFPPLACFLNSILVAFNDLRLCCPVALAQEVTRALEDALDKVTKVILAFHRAEEAAFSSGEQELFVQFCTVFLEDLVPYLNRCLQVLFPPAQIAQTLGIPPTQLSKYGNLGHVNVSVVQEPLAFILPKREPVFCLDKELVPELPAPAPALPPNAPRLDPRGEQVVWQASGWAARIIQHEMDHLQGCLFIDKMDSKTFTNIHWMEVND; encoded by the exons ATGGCGGCGACGGCGACTATCCCATCTTCAACTACGGCCTCGGCCACGACGACAGCCACCGCGGCTGCTCTCGGGGAGGTGGAGGATGAAGGGCTCCTGGCATCGCTGTTCCGGGACCGCTTTCCGGAGGCCCAGTGGCGTGAGCGGCCTGACGTGGGACGCTATCTCAGGGAGTTGAGTGGCTCAGGACTGGAGCGGCTGCGGCGGGAGCCCGAGCGCCTGGCCGAGGAGCGAGCGCAGCTGCTGCAGCAGACGCGCGACTTGGCCTTCGCCAACTACAAGACCTTCATCCGCGGCGCCGAGTGCACCGAGCGCATCCACCGCCTCTTTGGGGATGTGGAGGAGTCGCTCGGCCGCCTGCTCGACCGCTTGCCCAGCTTCCAACAGAGCTGCAG GAATTTTGTGAAAGAGGCTGAGGAGATCAGTTCCAATCGCCGGATGAACACCCTGACTCTAAACCGGCACACAGAAATCCTGGAAATCCTGGAGATCCCTCAGCTCATGGACACCTGTGTCCGGAACAGCTATTATGAAGAGGCCCTGGAGCTGGCAGCCTATGTACGCCGACTAGAAAGGAAATACTCCTCCATCCCTGTCATCCAG GGCATTGTGAACGAAGTGCGCCAGTCCATGCAGCTGATGCTGAGCCAGCTGATCCAACAACTGAGGACCAACATCCAGCTCCCTGCCTGCCTCCGTGTCATTGGCTTTCTACGGCAAATGGATGTCTTCACCGAGGCTGAGCTGAGGGTCAAGTTTCTTCAGGCCCGAGATGCTTGGCTCCGTTCCATCCTGACTGCCATCCCCAATGATGATCCCTATTTCCACATCACAAAAACCATCGAGGCCTgccgtgtccatctctttgataTTATCACCCAGTACCGTGCCATCTTCTCAGATGAGGACCCTCTGCTGCCTCCTGCCATGGGTGAACACATGGTGAATGAGAGTGCCATCTTCCATGGCTGGGTGCTGCAGAAAGTCTCACAGTTCCTGCAGGTGCTGGAGACCGACCTTAACCGAGGGATTGGCAGCCGTCTGGACTCTCTGCTGGGCCAGTGCATGTACTTTGGGCTGTCCTTCAGTCGAGTAGGGGCTGATTTCCGGGGTCAGTTGGTGCCTGTTTTCCAGCAGGTGGCTATCAGCACTTTCCAGAAAGCAATTCAGGAGGCTGTCGAGAAGTTCCAGGATGAAATGAACTCTTACACCCTCATCTCGACTCCAGCCGTCCTGGGCAGCAGTGCCCTGCCGGCTGCTGCTCCAGTCACTCAGCCAGGGACGCTGCAGCCGCCCATGGTGCTCTTAGACTTCCCGCCCCTTGCCTGCTTCCTCAACAGCATTCTGGTCGCTTTCAATGATCTGCGCCTCTGCTGCCCTGTGGCCCTGGCGCAGGAGGTGACCAGGGCCCTGGAGGACGCCCTTGACAAG GTAACTAAAGTAATCCTGGCCTTCCATCGTGCGGAAGAGGCTGCCTTCAGCAGTGGGGAGCAAGAGCTCTTTGTCCAGTTCTGCACTGTCTTCCTGGAAGACCTTGTTCCTTACTTAAATCGCTGTCTCCAAGTCCTTTTTCCTCCAGCTCAGATAGCACAGACCTTAG GCATTCCACCCACTCAGCTCTCCAAGTACGGAAACCTGGGGCATGTGAACGTCAGCGTCGTCCAGGAGCCTCTGGCCTTTATTCTGCCCAAGAGAGAGCCGGTCTTCTGTCTGGACAAGGAGCTAGTCCCTGAGCTCCCGGCTCCAGCGCCAGCACTGCCGCCCAACGCGCCCA GGTTGGACCCTAGAGGAGAGCAGGTGGTGTGGCAGGCGAGTGGGTGGGCAGCCCGCATCATCCAGCACGAGATGGACCACTTGCAGGGCTGCCTGTTCATTGACAAAATGGACAGCAAGACGTTTACAAACATCCACTGGATGGAGGTGAATGACTGA
- the PDF gene encoding peptide deformylase, mitochondrial, translating to MGLLGAGLLLRWLRAPRCVGSALLWGERVAVGGARAYSSTPTQDGLEGPARRRSYWRYVRRLVQGTPEPPYPRVCQVGDPALRAVAAPVEPAQLAGPELQRLVERLVQVMRRRHCVGLSAPQLGVPLQVLALEFPETLFRACAPRVREARQMEPFPLRVFVNPSLRVLDSRLVTFPEGCESVAGFLACVPRFQAVQISGLDPRGEQVVWQASGWAARIIQHEMDHLQGCLFIDKMDSKTFTNIHWMEVND from the exons ATGGGtctcctgggggctgggctgcTGCTGCGGTGGCTGCGGGCGCCGCGCTGCGTTGGGTCGGCCCTGCTGTGGGGAGAGCGGGTAGCGGTCGGCGGCGCCCGGGCCTACAGCTCCACGCCCACCCAGGATGGACTCGAGGGGCCGGCGCGCCGGCGCTCCTACTGGCGCTACGTGCGGCGTCTGGTGCAGGGAACGCCGGAGCCGCCGTACCCGCGCGTGTGCCAGGTTGGGGATCCGGCGCTGCGGGCCGTGGCGGCCCCGGTAGAGCCCGCGCAGCTGGCGGGACCCGAGCTGCAGCGGCTGGTGGAGCGGCTAGTGCAAGTGATGCGGCGTCGGCACTGCGTGGGCTTGAGCGCGCCGCAACTCGGAGTGCCTCTGCAGGTATTGGCGCTGGAGTTCCCTGAGACGCTCTTCCGCGCTTGCGCGCCGCGTGTGCGCGAGGCCCGTCAGATGGAGCCCTTCCCCCTGCGCGTGTTCGTGAACCCCAGCCTGCGGGTGCTGGACAGCCGCCTGGTCACCTTCCCTGAAGGCTGCGAGAGTGTCGCCGGCTTCCTTGCTTGCGTGCCCCGCTTCCAGGCGGTGCAGATCTCAG GGTTGGACCCTAGAGGAGAGCAGGTGGTGTGGCAGGCGAGTGGGTGGGCAGCCCGCATCATCCAGCACGAGATGGACCACTTGCAGGGCTGCCTGTTCATTGACAAAATGGACAGCAAGACGTTTACAAACATCCACTGGATGGAGGTGAATGACTGA
- the COG8 gene encoding conserved oligomeric Golgi complex subunit 8 (The RefSeq protein has 1 substitution compared to this genomic sequence), which translates to MAATATIPSSTTASATTTATAAALGEVEDEGLLASLFRDRFPEAQWRERPDVGRYLRELSGSGLERLRREPERLAEERAQLLQQTRDLAFANYKTFIRGAECTERIHRLFGDVEESLGRLLDRLPSLQQSCRNFVKEAEEISSNRRMNTLTLNRHTEILEILEIPQLMDTCVRNSYYEEALELAAYVRRLERKYSSIPVIQGIVNEVRQSMQLMLSQLIQQLRTNIQLPACLRVIGFLRQMDVFTEAELRVKFLQARDAWLRSILTAIPNDDPYFHITKTIEACRVHLFDIITQYRAIFSDEDPLLPPAMGEHMVNESAIFHGWVLQKVSQFLQVLETDLNRGIGSRLDSLLGQCMYFGLSFSRVGADFRGQLVPVFQQVAISTFQKAIQEAVEKFQDEMNSYTLISTPAVLGSSALPAAAPVTQPGTLQPPMVLLDFPPLACFLNSILVAFNDLRLCCPVALAQEVTRALEDALDKVTKVILAFHRAEEAAFSSGEQELFVQFCTVFLEDLVPYLNRCLQVLFPPAQIAQTLGIPPTQLSKYGNLGHVNVSVVQEPLAFILPKREPVFCLDKELVPELPAPAPALPPNAPSPEPVTPVTPAVPDAGQEEVESAGPPQPDEPSAGI; encoded by the exons ATGGCGGCGACGGCGACTATCCCATCTTCAACTACGGCCTCGGCCACGACGACAGCCACCGCGGCTGCTCTCGGGGAGGTGGAGGATGAAGGGCTCCTGGCATCGCTGTTCCGGGACCGCTTTCCGGAGGCCCAGTGGCGTGAGCGGCCTGACGTGGGACGCTATCTCAGGGAGTTGAGTGGCTCAGGACTGGAGCGGCTGCGGCGGGAGCCCGAGCGCCTGGCCGAGGAGCGAGCGCAGCTGCTGCAGCAGACGCGCGACTTGGCCTTCGCCAACTACAAGACCTTCATCCGCGGCGCCGAGTGCACCGAGCGCATCCACCGCCTCTTTGGGGATGTGGAGGAGTCGCTCGGCCGCCTGCTCGACCGCTTGCCCAGCTTCCAACAGAGCTGCAG GAATTTTGTGAAAGAGGCTGAGGAGATCAGTTCCAATCGCCGGATGAACACCCTGACTCTAAACCGGCACACAGAAATCCTGGAAATCCTGGAGATCCCTCAGCTCATGGACACCTGTGTCCGGAACAGCTATTATGAAGAGGCCCTGGAGCTGGCAGCCTATGTACGCCGACTAGAAAGGAAATACTCCTCCATCCCTGTCATCCAG GGCATTGTGAACGAAGTGCGCCAGTCCATGCAGCTGATGCTGAGCCAGCTGATCCAACAACTGAGGACCAACATCCAGCTCCCTGCCTGCCTCCGTGTCATTGGCTTTCTACGGCAAATGGATGTCTTCACCGAGGCTGAGCTGAGGGTCAAGTTTCTTCAGGCCCGAGATGCTTGGCTCCGTTCCATCCTGACTGCCATCCCCAATGATGATCCCTATTTCCACATCACAAAAACCATCGAGGCCTgccgtgtccatctctttgataTTATCACCCAGTACCGTGCCATCTTCTCAGATGAGGACCCTCTGCTGCCTCCTGCCATGGGTGAACACATGGTGAATGAGAGTGCCATCTTCCATGGCTGGGTGCTGCAGAAAGTCTCACAGTTCCTGCAGGTGCTGGAGACCGACCTTAACCGAGGGATTGGCAGCCGTCTGGACTCTCTGCTGGGCCAGTGCATGTACTTTGGGCTGTCCTTCAGTCGAGTAGGGGCTGATTTCCGGGGTCAGTTGGTGCCTGTTTTCCAGCAGGTGGCTATCAGCACTTTCCAGAAAGCAATTCAGGAGGCTGTCGAGAAGTTCCAGGATGAAATGAACTCTTACACCCTCATCTCGACTCCAGCCGTCCTGGGCAGCAGTGCCCTGCCGGCTGCTGCTCCAGTCACTCAGCCAGGGACGCTGCAGCCGCCCATGGTGCTCTTAGACTTCCCGCCCCTTGCCTGCTTCCTCAACAGCATTCTGGTCGCTTTCAATGATCTGCGCCTCTGCTGCCCTGTGGCCCTGGCGCAGGAGGTGACCAGGGCCCTGGAGGACGCCCTTGACAAG GTAACTAAAGTAATCCTGGCCTTCCATCGTGCGGAAGAGGCTGCCTTCAGCAGTGGGGAGCAAGAGCTCTTTGTCCAGTTCTGCACTGTCTTCCTGGAAGACCTTGTTCCTTACTTAAATCGCTGTCTCCAAGTCCTTTTTCCTCCAGCTCAGATAGCACAGACCTTAG GCATTCCACCCACTCAGCTCTCCAAGTACGGAAACCTGGGGCATGTGAACGTCAGCGTCGTCCAGGAGCCTCTGGCCTTTATTCTGCCCAAGAGAGAGCCGGTCTTCTGTCTGGACAAGGAGCTAGTCCCTGAGCTCCCGGCTCCAGCGCCAGCACTGCCGCCCAACGCGCCCAGCCCCGAGCCCGTCACCCCGGTCACCCCGGCTGTCCCTGACGCGGGGCAGGAGGAGGTGGAGTCCGCGGGGCCCCCGCAGCCCGACGAGCCTAGTGCGGGCATCTGA
- the NIP7 gene encoding 60S ribosome subunit biogenesis protein NIP7 homolog, producing the protein MRPLTEEETRVMFEKIAKYIGENLQLLVDRPDGTYCFRLHNDRVYYVSEKILKLAANISGDKLVSLGTCFGKFTKTHKFRLHITALDYLAPYAKYKVWIKPGAEQSFLYGNHVLKSGLGRITENTSQYQGVVVYSMADVPLGFGVAAKSTQDCRKVDPMAIVVFHQADIGEYVRHEETLT; encoded by the exons ATGAGGCCGCTTACTGAAGAGGAGACCCGAGTAATGTTTGAGAAGATAGCAAAATA CATCGGGGAGAATCTTCAGCTGCTGGTCGACAGGCCCGACGGCACCTACTGTTTCAGGCTGCACAACGACCGGGTGTACTACGTGAG TGAGAAGATTTTGAAGTTGGCCGCCAATATCTCCGGTGACAAGCTGGTGTCGTTGGGGACGTGTTTCGGAAAATTCACCAAGACCCATAAGTTTCGGTTGCACATCACGGCTCTGGATTACCTAGCACCCTATGCCAAG taTAAAGTGTGGATAAAACCTGGAGCAGAGCAGTCCTTTCTGTATGGGAACCATGTGCTGAAATCTGGACTTGGGCGAATCACTGAAAACACTTCTCAGTACCAGGGAGTCGTGGTGTACTCCATGGCAGATGTCCCTCTG GGTTTTGGGGTGGCAGCAAAGTCCACACAAGACTGCAGGAAAGTAGACCCCATGGCGATTGTGGTATTTCATCAAGCAGACATTGGGGAATATGTGCGACATGAAGAGACATTGACTTAA
- the TMED6 gene encoding transmembrane emp24 domain-containing protein 6 isoform X2 encodes MESPGSSMFPLLFVAGLVVLNLVSSARSQKTEPLSGTGDQSLFRGADQHDFAIVIPPGGTECFWQFAHQTGYFYFSYEVQRTIGMSHDRHVAATAHTPQGFLIETSKNVRGQINFSTHETGFYQLCLANQQNRFASVQVYLNFGVFYEGPEMDHKENERKQLNDTLDAIEESTRKVHYNIFHMWRHYNFARMRKTADFFLLQSNYNYVNWWSTAQSLVIVLSGILQLYFLKRLFNTPMTTETQKPRC; translated from the exons ATG GAGTCTCCAGGGAGCAGCATGTTCCCTTTGCTTTTTGTGGCTGGACTGGTGGTTCTGAACCTAGTGAGCTCTGCTAGGAGCCAGAAGACAGAACCCCTTAGTGGCACTGGGGACCAGTCCCTCTTCCGTGGAGCAGATCAACACGACTTTGCCATTGTGATCCCTCCAGGAGGCACAGAATGCTTCTGGCAATTTGCCCACCAGACTGGCTACTTCTATTTCAGTTATGAG GTTCAGCGGACAATAGGAATGTCACATGACCGGCATGTTGCTGCCACTGCACATACCCCACAGGGTTTCCTTATAGAGACCTCTAAGAATGTTCGGGGACAGATTAACTTCTCTACCCACGAGacag GTTTTTATCAGCTTTGTCTAGCAAACCAGCAAAATCGCTTTGCTTCCGTCCAAGTATACCTCAACTTTGGAGTCTTCTATGAGGGGCCTGAGATGGACCacaaagagaatgaaagaaaacaactgaATGATACTCTGGATGCAATTGAG GAGAGCACACGAAAGGTGCATTACAATATCTTTCACATGTGGCGACACTACAACTTCGCTCGCATGAGAAAAACAGCtgactttttccttctccaatcaaacTATAACTATGTGAATTGGTGGTCAACAGCCCAGAGCCTTGTCATTGTTCTTTCTGGGATCCTGCAGCTGTATTTCTTGAAGCGTCTCTTCAATACCCCAATGACTACAGAAACACAGAAGCCAAGATGCTAA
- the TMED6 gene encoding transmembrane emp24 domain-containing protein 6 isoform X1 → MLKMMAERKTCRLCQNSETDRHTVLRGRSVRPTQGPSCACRCTYTKLLDSTGLHTQESPGSSMFPLLFVAGLVVLNLVSSARSQKTEPLSGTGDQSLFRGADQHDFAIVIPPGGTECFWQFAHQTGYFYFSYEVQRTIGMSHDRHVAATAHTPQGFLIETSKNVRGQINFSTHETGFYQLCLANQQNRFASVQVYLNFGVFYEGPEMDHKENERKQLNDTLDAIEESTRKVHYNIFHMWRHYNFARMRKTADFFLLQSNYNYVNWWSTAQSLVIVLSGILQLYFLKRLFNTPMTTETQKPRC, encoded by the exons ATGCTTAAGATGATGGCTGAGAGAAAAACATGTAGACTCTGTCAGAACTCAGAGACTGACAGACACACTGTCCTGAGGGGTAGGAGTGTGAGGCCTACTCAGGGCCCCAGCTGTGCTTGTAGATG TACATACACTAAACTGCTTGATTCCACTGGGCTGCACACACAGGAGTCTCCAGGGAGCAGCATGTTCCCTTTGCTTTTTGTGGCTGGACTGGTGGTTCTGAACCTAGTGAGCTCTGCTAGGAGCCAGAAGACAGAACCCCTTAGTGGCACTGGGGACCAGTCCCTCTTCCGTGGAGCAGATCAACACGACTTTGCCATTGTGATCCCTCCAGGAGGCACAGAATGCTTCTGGCAATTTGCCCACCAGACTGGCTACTTCTATTTCAGTTATGAG GTTCAGCGGACAATAGGAATGTCACATGACCGGCATGTTGCTGCCACTGCACATACCCCACAGGGTTTCCTTATAGAGACCTCTAAGAATGTTCGGGGACAGATTAACTTCTCTACCCACGAGacag GTTTTTATCAGCTTTGTCTAGCAAACCAGCAAAATCGCTTTGCTTCCGTCCAAGTATACCTCAACTTTGGAGTCTTCTATGAGGGGCCTGAGATGGACCacaaagagaatgaaagaaaacaactgaATGATACTCTGGATGCAATTGAG GAGAGCACACGAAAGGTGCATTACAATATCTTTCACATGTGGCGACACTACAACTTCGCTCGCATGAGAAAAACAGCtgactttttccttctccaatcaaacTATAACTATGTGAATTGGTGGTCAACAGCCCAGAGCCTTGTCATTGTTCTTTCTGGGATCCTGCAGCTGTATTTCTTGAAGCGTCTCTTCAATACCCCAATGACTACAGAAACACAGAAGCCAAGATGCTAA
- the TMED6 gene encoding transmembrane emp24 domain-containing protein 6 precursor, translating to MFPLLFVAGLVVLNLVSSARSQKTEPLSGTGDQSLFRGADQHDFAIVIPPGGTECFWQFAHQTGYFYFSYEVQRTIGMSHDRHVAATAHTPQGFLIETSKNVRGQINFSTHETGFYQLCLANQQNRFASVQVYLNFGVFYEGPEMDHKENERKQLNDTLDAIEESTRKVHYNIFHMWRHYNFARMRKTADFFLLQSNYNYVNWWSTAQSLVIVLSGILQLYFLKRLFNTPMTTETQKPRC from the exons ATGTTCCCTTTGCTTTTTGTGGCTGGACTGGTGGTTCTGAACCTAGTGAGCTCTGCTAGGAGCCAGAAGACAGAACCCCTTAGTGGCACTGGGGACCAGTCCCTCTTCCGTGGAGCAGATCAACACGACTTTGCCATTGTGATCCCTCCAGGAGGCACAGAATGCTTCTGGCAATTTGCCCACCAGACTGGCTACTTCTATTTCAGTTATGAG GTTCAGCGGACAATAGGAATGTCACATGACCGGCATGTTGCTGCCACTGCACATACCCCACAGGGTTTCCTTATAGAGACCTCTAAGAATGTTCGGGGACAGATTAACTTCTCTACCCACGAGacag GTTTTTATCAGCTTTGTCTAGCAAACCAGCAAAATCGCTTTGCTTCCGTCCAAGTATACCTCAACTTTGGAGTCTTCTATGAGGGGCCTGAGATGGACCacaaagagaatgaaagaaaacaactgaATGATACTCTGGATGCAATTGAG GAGAGCACACGAAAGGTGCATTACAATATCTTTCACATGTGGCGACACTACAACTTCGCTCGCATGAGAAAAACAGCtgactttttccttctccaatcaaacTATAACTATGTGAATTGGTGGTCAACAGCCCAGAGCCTTGTCATTGTTCTTTCTGGGATCCTGCAGCTGTATTTCTTGAAGCGTCTCTTCAATACCCCAATGACTACAGAAACACAGAAGCCAAGATGCTAA